TTCGACACCCATCACTTCGCCCGGAGGTCCTCCCTCACGTCAACAACGTCCGTGGGCACTACAGCTAGTCCCGTTGCATCCTGACGGGTTCGCCTACGTGGTCCGAGCGCCCGCAGCAGTGCTCCCACTCCCGCGGCCGGAAGATGATGGGCTTCTGGCAGATGGCGCACATGCTCTTCAGCGGCCGCTTGCGGTCAATTACGACCCGTAGCAACCACGCGGAGAACTTTTTCCATTCCACTTCCTCGGCAGGCTCGCGCGGCTCCTCTGCTCGGTATTCGTGCTGCACCGCGCGCAGGACCATGGACAGACTCGGCTTGTACTCAGGCACGGCCCGCTCCACTCTCGCACTCCTGAGCCACAGCAGGCAGGCTAGGGGCTCAACGGCGGCCGCAAGTCCTCGGCGCGCAACCGATCAGTCAGCCCAATGCCGGCGCGGGATGCACTCAGGGAGGACGACCAGTCGTCAACGCCGGGGGCTGCTCGAAGTACCACGAGTGGTGACCCGCCGCCCCGTCCCCGCACGATGGGTCAGGCGTCGTCCTGTCCGTTGAACGTCACCTCGAGAAAGTCGTGAGGTGCTGTGATGATCCGCCTGAGGGAGTTCACGTAGTCGGCCTTCGCGGCGCACCTCAGCCGCACTACCTCGCCCGGCGCCACAGAGACCAGGAAAGGCGCGCTGCGCGTCCAGTCGATACGCACTTGGACCTCATGGTCGCCCGTAGCCACGGGAAAGGACCTCTCCTCGCCCGCACGAATGCTGCCTGCTCTGGCCCCATCGACGTACACGCGATAAGCGCGCATGACGCTGTTCGCCTCGTAGACGCGGAAGAGCCGGATCTCGGCAGCGGACTCCACGCGGCTCACGTCCTCGGGCTGGCTCGTCTTACGGCACGGCGCCTACCGCCCAAGAGCCTAGTGCTGGGTGAAGGACAGACATATCTGCCGGACGGAGGCATCCGGTGACGTTGTGCGGCTGCATCGACTGCTGCAGCCACGCCCCTTTCGGCGCCCCGCCTGTGGACGCACCCGTGACACAAGGTTCGTGTCCTGGCGCGCACAGGCCCGCGCGTCCCGTAGACGAACCGCCGGCGGGAACCCTGCAGGTCAGAGGCTGCGTCCAGGCGTCGTCCCGGTAGACCGGTCCGGTGACGATCCCCACAGCGGCAGGGCTCACGGCACAACCGGCGCTGGTGCACGGGGCGTGGTGTCCGCCGCGGAAGCGGCAGCTCCTCCCGCTCACCGACCCGTGAAGCGCGCACGCTGGGCCGGGAGCAGTTTCGCGGTGGCCGCGCGCAGCGCGGGACGCGGCATCCGGGCCGCGTGGGCGTCGAGGAACGCGGTGACCGCGTCGGGGTCGAGCCCGCCGGCGTGCTTGAGCAGCGTCCCGACGGCGAGGTGGACGAGCGGGTCGGGGTCGTCGGCGAGGGCGGCGGCCAGCGCGAGGACGTCGGCGAGGTCGGACCTGTCGCCGTACCGCACGAACCAGAGCGGGGCGGTGACGGCGGTGCGCCGCCGCAGCGGGTCGGCGGCGGCCGCGAGTTCGTGCAGCGGCGCGCGGGAGCGCCGGAGCAGGTGCCCGCCCACGACGCTGGGCGCCGCCCGGTCGACCATGTCCCAGGTGGTGATCCGGTCGTGGTGCCCCAGGTAGAGCCCGTACAGCCGCGCGCGCTCCGCCTCGGTCGCGCGACGAGCCCTGGCCCGGACGTCGAGGATGCAGAGCGCGCCCATGCGGACCTCGTACAGGTCGCTGGCGAACAGCCGCTCGACCTCCGCCAGCGGCATGGCCGCGTGCGACCGGGCGGTCTCGAACAGGTCGCGCATCCGGATGCCGCAGGTGTCGTCCCCGGGCCCGAGCCGCTTGCGGATCAGGGCGACCTCGGCGGGGGAGCAGCGCTCGCGCAGGGCGGCGACGAGCTCCTGCGCGGTCGGCGCCCCCGCGCCGGGCGCACGGTCCACGGTCCCCTCCTCGTCGGCCACGTCCTCAGGACCGCGCGGCCACCCGCGGGTCATCGGTCGTGCCGTCCTCACCTCCTAGGCTGGGCGCATGAGTGTCGCCGTCCGCGTGATCCCCTGCCTCGACGTCGACGCCGGCCGCGTCGTCAAGGGCGTCAACTTCCAGGACCTGCGCGACGCCGGCGACCCGGTGGAAATGGCCAAGGTGTACGACGCCGAGGGCGCCGACGAGCTGACGTTCCTCGACATCACCGCGTCCAGCGGCGACCGCGAGACGACGTACGAGGTGGTGTCCCGGACCGCGGAGCAGGTGTTCATCCCGCTGACCGTCGGCGGGGGCGTGCGCTCGGTCGCCGACGTGGACCGGCTGCTGCGCGCCGGGGCGGACAAGGTGGGCGTCAACACCGCCGCGGTCGCGCGCCCGGAGCTCGTCGCGGAGATCGCCGACCGCTTCGGCTCGCAGGTCCTCGTGCTGTCGGTCGACGCCCGCCGCTGCGCTCCCGGCACGACGACGGCCAGCGGGTACGAGGTCACGACGCACGGCGGCCGGCGCGGCACCGGCATCGACGCGGTGGAGTGGGCCGCGCGCGCCGAGGCGCTCGGCGCGGGCGAGGTCCTGCTGAACTCCATGGACGCGGACGGCACCAAGGCCGGGTACGACGTCGAGATGGTCCGGGCGGTCCGCGAGGCCGTGCGCGTCCCGGTGGTCGCCAGCGGGGGCGCGGGCGCGCTCGAGCACTTCGCGCCGGCGGTCGACGCCGGCGCCGACGCGGTCCTCGCGGCAAGCGTGTTCCACTTCGGGCAGCTGCGCATCGGCGACGTCAAGCAGGCCCTCGCCGCGCACGGCGCGCCGGTGCGCTGAGGCGGCCCGCGCCCCGGGACCGTCGACACGGGGGCCCGGGGGCGGCATGATCCGGGGCAGCCGGTCGCCCTGCCCGGCCCGGCACGCCCGTGCCGCCCCGCCCTCCGGCGGGGCGGCCCCCTTCAGCGTGGAAGGTCCGGCTGCCCATGACTGGCCCCCGCACGATGCCCCTCCGCCTCCTGGCGGTCGCCGCGACGGCGACCGCCCTCGTCGTCCCCGCCGGCGCCGCCGGCGCCGCCCCGCGCACGAACCCCGTCGTCCGCGCCGAGGTCGTCACCGAGGTCACCCCGCTCGGCTGGAAGGTGGTGGCGGTCGCCCTCGAGCACAGCCGCCGCCTCGACATCACCCGCGCCGCGACCGCGAGCGGCGCGTTCACCGTCACCGCGACGGTCGGCGGCGAGACCGCCGAGCGCACCGTCACGGACGTCTACTCCAGCGACGAGCCCGCCGTGGACCGGCAGGGAGCGCGCGGCAGCGCCGGGCGCTGGCTCGTCCTGGAGCTCGACGAGGACGACGCGAACGCCGGCGCCCTCGTCTACGACGTCACCCGCGGCCAGAACGACCCCGTGCCGCTCGAGGGCGCGTACGCGGTCCGCCAGACCGAGCGGGTGGAGGACCCGCGCACCGGCACGGTCCTGCCCGCCTCGCCGTTCGTGGTCCGCAACCAGGGCGTCGTCAGCCCCGAGGTCGAGGACTTCACCGCGCTGACGTACACCGACTCCGCCGGCACGACCCTGCCGTTCCGCCTCTACCAGCCCGAGGCGTACCGCGAGGACCCCGACGCGGACCGCGAGTACCCGCTCGTGGTGTTCCTGCACGGCGGCGGCGAGCGCGGCACGAACAACATCACCCAGATCACGGCCAACCGCGGCGCCGTCACCTTCACCGAGCCGGAGCGCCAGGCGGAGGACCCGGCGTTCGTGCTGGCGCCCCAGGTGCCGCCGGGCCGGGAGAACAGCTGGGTGAGCCCGCCGGTGCAGGCCGCGATGCTCGAGCTCGTCCAGCGCATCGCCCGTACGAGGCCCGTCGACCGCGACCGCCTCTACCTCACCGGCCTGTCCATGGGCGGGTACGGCAGCTTCGACGTGCTGCCCGAGCGCCCCGGCCTGTTCGCCGGCGCGCTCGTCATCGCCGGCGGGGGCAACGCCGAGCGGATGCGGCGCATCGTCGACGTGCCGCTGTGGATCACGCACTCCGTCGACGACCCCACGGTCGACTACACCGCCGGCTCGCTGGCCAACGTCCGGGCGCTGGAGCGGGCCGGCGCCGAGGTCGTGCGCGGCACCTGGCCGGGCGACCTCGACGAGCGGACCCGCGAGGCCGAGGCGCGGCGCCTGCTGCGCGTCGCCGACCGCCGGGGGAGCCACACCCTGTTCACGACCTTCGCCGCCGGCACGACGCCCGTGAGCCCGCACTGGTCGTGGGTGCCGACGTACGAGAACGACGTCATGGTCGACTGGCTGCTGGACCAGGACCGCTCCGAGCGCACCGCCCGGGCCGGTACGGCGCTCGTCGCGGCGCCCTGAGCGCGCGGCGGCCCGCCCCCGCTCCCGGCGAGGGGGACGGGCCGCCGCAGTGGCGCCGCGGAACAGGCTGGGCCCGCGCCGACTTGGCCACGGGCATGACGACGATCGGCTTCATCGGCAGCGGCAACATCGGCAGCACCCTCGCCCGCCTCGCGCTCGCGGCGGGCCACGAGGTGGTGCTCAGCAACAGCAGGGGCCCGGAGACCCTCACGGACCTCGTCGCGGACCTCGGCGACGCCGCGCGCGCCGGGACCGCCGAGGAGGCCGCGGCCGCCGGCGACCTCGTGGTGCTGACCGTGCCGCTGCGCGCCTACCGCGACGTCCCCGCCGCGCCGCTGGCGGGCAAGGTGGTCGTGGACACCTGCAACTACTACCCGGAGCGGGACGGCGCGTTCCCCGAGCTCGACGAGGAGTCGACGACCACCTCCGAGCTCGTGCAGGCGCACCTCGGGTCCGCGCGGGTCGTCAAGGCGTTCGGCAACATCTTCTTCCGCAACCTCGCCGAGCTCGGCCGTCCGAGCGGCAGCCCCGAGCGCAGCGCCCTGCCCGTCGCGGGCGACGACGCACCCGCCAAGGCCGACGCCGTCGCGTTCCTCGACGCCGTCGGCTACGACGCCGTCGACGTCGGCCCCCTCGCCGAGGGCTGGCGCTACCAGCGCGACACGCCCGCGTACGTGGCGCCGTACGCCGACACCGAGCGGGACATGGCCTCGCGGCAGGCGACGGCCCGGGACCTCGAGCCGCTGCTGGCGGCGGCGCAGCGCTACCGCGACATGGCCTGACGCGGGCGTCGGCGGCGCGCCCGGCTCAGCGCCGGGCGCGCCAGCGGTCGGCGAGCGCGTCACCGGCGACGCCGACGAGGAGCATCGCCACGGCGAAGAGCAGGCCGGCGACGAGGGCCGTCCCGGCGCCCTCGCCGTCGCCGAGCACCGGGGTGAGGGTCAGCAGGCCGTACGCGACCCCGGCGGCGACAGCGGAGCCGGCGTGCCGGCGCCACCGCCCGCCGGGCCTCACCGCGTCCCGCGCCAGGTCCGCTCGAACGGCAGGCGCCAGGCGTGGGGCGCGATGAGCTGGTGGATCGCGTTCGGGCCCCACGAGCCGACGCCGTACGGCTTGACGGGCGGCGGGTCGGTGAGCAGCGGGATCGAACGCTCCCACAGGCTCTCGATGCCCTCGGCCGTCGTGAAGAGCGTGTGGTCCCCGCGCATCGCGTCGAGGATGAGCCGCTCGTACGCCTCCAGCACGTCGCGCGCCCGGCTGGTGTCGTGCGTGGAGAACTGCATGGACAGCTTGTCCAGGCGCATCCCCGGCCCGGGGCGCTTGCCGTAGAACGACAGCGACACCTTGGTCTCGTCGGCGAGGTCGAAGGTCAGGTGGTCCGGGCCCTGCGTGCCGACGCCCGAGCCGGCCGGGAACATCGACTTCGGCGCCTCCTTGAAGGCGATCGAGATGATGCGCTGGCCCTCGGCCATCTTCTTCCCCGTGCGCAGGTAGAAGGGGACGCCGGCCCAGCGCCAGTTGTCGATGTGCGCCTTGAGCGCGATGAAGGTCTCGGTGTCGGACTCGCTGTCGACGCCCTTCTCCTCGCGGTAGCCGATGTACTGCCCGCGCACGACGTCCTCCGGGTCCACCGGCTGCAGCGACCGGAAGACCTTGTTCTTCTCCTCGCTGATCGCGCGCGGCTCCAGCGCCGTCGGCGGCTCCATGGCGACGAAGGCCATGATCTGGAACAGGTGGGTCACGACCATGTCCTTGTACGCGCCCGTGGCCTCGTAGAAGCCCGCGCGCGCGTCGAGCCCCAGGGTCTCGGGCACGTCGATCTGCACGTGGTCGATGAAGTTGCGGTTCCAGATCGGCTCGAAGAGGCCGTTGGCGAAGCGGACGGCGAGGATGTTCTGCGCCGACTCCTTGCCGAGGAAGTGGTCGATCCGGAAGATCTGCTGCTCGTCGAAGACCGCGTGGACCTCGTCGTTGAGCTGGATCGCGCTCTTCAGGTCGGTGCCGAACGGCTTCTCCATGACGACCCGCGAGCGCTCGACGAGCTTCGCGTCGCGCAGCATCGTGATGACCGCGAGCGCCGCCTTGGGCGGGACGCTGAGGTAGTGCAGGCGCAGCACGTCCTCGCCGAGCTCGTCCTCCGCCTCCGCGACCGCGGCCGCGAGCGCCTCGGGCCCCGCGCTCTGCGGCACGTAGCGCAGCCGGCGGGCGAACCGCTGCCACTGCTCCTCGTCCAGGGTGCGGCTGCTGAACTCGGTCACGGCCTGGTGGGCGAACTCGCGGAACTGCTCGCTCGTCATGTCCTCGAGGCTCGTGGCGACGACCTCGATGTCCGGCGTGAGCGACGACAGCGCCAGGTGGGTCAGCCCCGGCAGCAACTTGCGGCGGGACAGGTCGCCGGTGCCGCCGAAGAGGACGACCACGTGCGGGGCCAGCTGCTCGGGCTCGCGCACCGGGCGCACCTCGTACGGCGCGGGGTAGGCGATGCTCTGGGGTCGGGTAGCCACCATGGGCCGATCGTGCCACCGCCGCGACGGCCCGTGCGCGTCGGCCCGCCGTGCCGCGGTGGCGCGTCAGAGCCCGACGCGCGCCCCGGCGAGGCGCTGCACGTCCTCCTCGGCGCCGTCGACCCGCACCCGCGCGGCCCGCCCGCGCCCGGTGGCGTGCAGGAGCAGCTCCGACGGCGGGCCCTCGACGAGCACGCAGCGCCCGGCGCGCCGGGCCACCACCTCGCCGAGCGGGCGGCCGGAGCCGGGCAGCGCCGCCCGCAGGACCACGCCCACGGGGGCGCGCCGGTAGGCGAGCGGGGCCTGGCGCCGCAGGGAGCCCCAGAGCTCCTCCTCGACGCGGCGGTCGAGCCCGCGCGGCTCCCAGCCGTCGGCGCCGCGGCGCACGTCCTCGTGGTGGACGTACATCTCCACGGTGTCGACGACCCGGGCGAGGGCGGGCAGCGACAGCGGCGACCAGGCCGGCGGACCCTGGCGCACCTGCCCGACGAGCTCCGGCCAGGGCAGCGCCGCCCGGCCGGCGCGCACCCGGTCGGTCCAGGGCGCGAGGGCCGGCAGCACGGCTCCGGGCGCGGCGTCCGGGCGGCGGTCGCGCACGACGAGGTGCGCGGCGAGGTCGCGGGTCGTCCAGCCCTCGCAGAGGGTGGGTGCGTCGGGTCCGATGCGGTCGAGGAGGTCGGCGAGGGCCGCGCGCTCGTCGGCCGCGACGTCGGGGCGGGTGCGCGTCATGGGGCCGATCCTGGCGCGCGGCGCCCGCGAGCGCGAGCCGCCGGGAATGTCGGTGGCCGGTGGCACCTTGCCCGTGGTGGGCTGCGGCCCGGCGGTCGCCGGGACGGGCCGCGGACGCGTGCGACGGGAGCGGCGGGTGGCGGGGGCGACGAGGCGGCGCTGGACCGACGAGGGGCGCAGCGTGCTGCTGCGCGGCCTGGGCGTCCTGGGCAGCGGCATCCGGCGCGAGCCGCGGCTGTTCGGGGTGGCGCTCGCCGGGAGCGCGCTCTACGGCGTCATGACGGTCGGCACCTCGTGGGCGCTGGGCCGGGTGACCGACCGCGTCGTGCTGCCCGCCTTCGCCGAGGGCCGTACGACGACCGGCGCCCTCGCCGGGGCCTTCGCCCTGCTGGTCGCGGTGTCGCTCGCCAAGAGCGTCGGGATCGTCGGGCGCCGCGTCGGCGCCGCGCGGATGCAGTACGCGCTGCAGGCCGGCGACCGCCGCGCCGTCACCCGCCAGTACCTCCGCCTGCCCCTGTCCTGGCACCACCGCCACCCGACGGGCCAGCTGCTGAGCAACGCCAACGCCGACGTCGAGGCGACGTGGTACCCGGTGGCACCGATGCCCATGGCGGTCGGCGTGCTCGTCATGCTCGCGGTCGCCGCGGTGGCGATGCTCCTCGTCGACGTCGTCCTGGCGCTCGTCGGGTTCCTCGTGTTCCCGGCGATCTTCGCGCTCAACGTCGTGTACCAGCGCCGCCTCAGCCCGCGCGCGACGCGGGCCCAGCAGCTGCGCGCCGAGGTCAGCGAGGTGGCGCACGAGTCGTTCGACGGCGGCCTCGTCGTCAAGACGCTGGGGCGCGAGGAGGAGGAGACCGCGCGGTTCCGCCGCTCCGCGGAGGCGCTGCGCGACGCGCAGGTGCAGGTGGGCCGGGTCCGCGGGGTCTTCGACCCGCTGCTCGAGGCCCTGCCGAACCTCGGCGTCCTCGGGGTCCTCGTCGTCGGCTCGATGCGGATCGAGGCCGGGGCGATCGGCGCGGCCGAGCTGGTGCAGGTCGCCTACCTCTTCACGCTGCTCGCCTTCCCGGTGCGGGCGATCGGCTGGGTCCTCGGGGAGATCCCGCGCAGCGTCGTCGGCTACGACCGGGTGCGCCGGGTCCTCGAGGCGACCGGCGGGCTGCCGTACGGCGGCGTGGCCCCGGCGACCGGCGGGCCGGTGGACCTCTCGGTGCGCGGGGTGCGCTTCGCGTACGACACCGCCGACGGCCCGGTCGACGTGCTCCACGACATCGCCCTGGACGCGCGGCCCGGCCAGGTCGTCGCCGTCGTCGGCCCGACCGGCGCCGGGAAGTCCACGCTCACCAACCTGCTCGTCCGGCTCGTCGACCCCGCCGCGGGGGAGGTCCTGCTCGACGGCACCGACGCGCGCGAGCTCGTCCCGGGCGGGGTGGCCGCCCGCGCGGCCCTGGTGCCGCAGCAGTCCTTCCTCTTCGACGACGACGTGCGCGGCAACGTCACCCTCGGCGCCGACGTGCCCGACGAGCGGGTGTGGGCCGCCCTGCGCCTGGCGCAGGCCGACGGCTTCGTCGCCGCGCTCCCGCAGGGCCTGGACACCCGGGTGGGGGAGCGGGGCTCGTCGCTGTCCGGGGGGCAGCGCCAGCGGCTCGCGCTGGCCCGCGCCGTGGTGCGGCGCCCGCGCCTGCTCGTGCTCGACGACGCGACGAGCGCCGTCGACCCCTCGGTCGAGGCCGCCATCCTCGCCGGGCTGCGCGACCCGTCGGAGGCCATGGCGCCGGCGACGGTCGTCGTCGTGGCCTACCGCAAGGCGACCATCACGCTGGCCGACGAGGTGGTCTACGTCGAGCGCGGGCGCGTCGCCGCCCGCGGCACCCACCGCGCGCTGCTCGCCGGGTCCGAGGGCTACCGGCGCCTGGTGACGGCGTACGAGCAGCAGGCCGACGAGTCCACCGGCGAGCGCAGCGGGGTGGTCGCGTGAGCAGCACCGGCACGGCCGGCCCGGCCGGCGCGACGGCGCCGACCCGCCCGACCACCGGCACGAGCATCGGGTCGGGCGCCGAGCCCGGCGCCCTCGCCACGCTCCGGCGCGGCCTCGCGCTGTCCCCCGAGTTCCTCGCCGGGATCTGGGTGACCCTGTTCCTCGCGCTCGTCGCGACCGCCGGGCGCGTGGTCGTGCCGGTCGCGGTGCAGCAGGTCGTCGACCGCGGCCTGCAGGGCGGGGCGGGGCCCGACCTGGGCTTCGTGCGGACGGTCGCCCTGCTCGCCGCAGGTGCGGTGCTCCTCACGGCCGCGGCGGCGTACGCGATGAACGTGCGGCTCTTCCGCACGACCGAGACCGGACTGGCGGCCCTGCGGGTGCGCGCCTTCCGGCACGTGCACGACCTCTCCGTGCTGACGCAGAGCACCGAGCAGCGCGGCTCCCTGGTGTCGCGGGTGACGAGCGACGTCGACACCATCAGCACGTTCATGCAGTGGGGCGGGCTGCTGCTCGTCGTCAGCGTCGGGCAGCTCCTCGTCGCCACGGTGCTCATGGCGTTCTACTCGTGGCAGCTCACGCTGCTCGTCTGGCTCTCGTTCCTGCCGCTGTTCCTCCTGCTGCGGACCTTCCAGCGGCGGGTGTCCGCGGCGTACGGGCTCGTGCGCGCCCGGGTGGGCGCGCTGCTCGGCGCGGTGTCCGAGGCCGTGGTCGGCGCGAGCACCGTGCGCGCCTACGCGGTGGAGGCCCGCACGCAGCGGCGGGTCGACGAGGCCGTCGAGCGGCACCGCGTCGCCGCGGTCCGGGCCGTGTGGCCGGTCGTCCTGTCCTTCACCGCCGCCGAGGTCGTGGCCGGAGTGGCGACGGGAGCGGTGGTGGTCGTCGGCGTCCTGCTCGGCGTCGGCGGCGACCTCACCCTCGGCCAGCTGCTCGCGTTCCTCTTCCTCGTCACGCTCTTCATCAGCCCCGTCCAGGTCGGCACCGAGGTGCTCAACGAGGCGCAGAACGCGATCGCCGGCTGGCGGCGGGTGCTGGGGGTGCTCGACACCCGCCCCGACGTGGCCGACCCGGGCCCGGGCGGCGTCGAGCAGCGGCGCGGCCCGCTCGAGGTCCGCTTCGAGCACGTGTCCTACGCCTACCCGTCGGGGCCGACGGTCCTGCACGACGTCGACCTGACCATCGCCCCGCAGACCCGGGTCGCGATCGTCGGCGAGACCGGCTCGGGCAAGACCACCTTCGCCAAGCTGCTGACCCGGCTCATGGACCCCACCGAGGGCCGCGTCCTCGTCGACGGCGTCGACCTGCGCGACCTGCGCTCGTCCTCGCTGCGCGCCCGGGTCGTCATGGTCCCGCAGGACGGCTTCCTCTTCGACGCCCCGCTGCGCGACAACATCGCCTTCGGCCGCCCCGGTGCGCCCGACGAGCTCATCGAGCTCGCGCTCACCGAGCTCGGGCTCGCCGGCTGGCTCGAGGGCCTGGCGCACGGGCTCGACACGCCCGTGGGCCAGCGCG
The sequence above is drawn from the Vallicoccus soli genome and encodes:
- a CDS encoding NADPH-dependent F420 reductase; the protein is MTTIGFIGSGNIGSTLARLALAAGHEVVLSNSRGPETLTDLVADLGDAARAGTAEEAAAAGDLVVLTVPLRAYRDVPAAPLAGKVVVDTCNYYPERDGAFPELDEESTTTSELVQAHLGSARVVKAFGNIFFRNLAELGRPSGSPERSALPVAGDDAPAKADAVAFLDAVGYDAVDVGPLAEGWRYQRDTPAYVAPYADTERDMASRQATARDLEPLLAAAQRYRDMA
- the hisF gene encoding imidazole glycerol phosphate synthase subunit HisF, which produces MSVAVRVIPCLDVDAGRVVKGVNFQDLRDAGDPVEMAKVYDAEGADELTFLDITASSGDRETTYEVVSRTAEQVFIPLTVGGGVRSVADVDRLLRAGADKVGVNTAAVARPELVAEIADRFGSQVLVLSVDARRCAPGTTTASGYEVTTHGGRRGTGIDAVEWAARAEALGAGEVLLNSMDADGTKAGYDVEMVRAVREAVRVPVVASGGAGALEHFAPAVDAGADAVLAASVFHFGQLRIGDVKQALAAHGAPVR
- a CDS encoding ABC transporter ATP-binding protein, whose amino-acid sequence is MGPILARGAREREPPGMSVAGGTLPVVGCGPAVAGTGRGRVRRERRVAGATRRRWTDEGRSVLLRGLGVLGSGIRREPRLFGVALAGSALYGVMTVGTSWALGRVTDRVVLPAFAEGRTTTGALAGAFALLVAVSLAKSVGIVGRRVGAARMQYALQAGDRRAVTRQYLRLPLSWHHRHPTGQLLSNANADVEATWYPVAPMPMAVGVLVMLAVAAVAMLLVDVVLALVGFLVFPAIFALNVVYQRRLSPRATRAQQLRAEVSEVAHESFDGGLVVKTLGREEEETARFRRSAEALRDAQVQVGRVRGVFDPLLEALPNLGVLGVLVVGSMRIEAGAIGAAELVQVAYLFTLLAFPVRAIGWVLGEIPRSVVGYDRVRRVLEATGGLPYGGVAPATGGPVDLSVRGVRFAYDTADGPVDVLHDIALDARPGQVVAVVGPTGAGKSTLTNLLVRLVDPAAGEVLLDGTDARELVPGGVAARAALVPQQSFLFDDDVRGNVTLGADVPDERVWAALRLAQADGFVAALPQGLDTRVGERGSSLSGGQRQRLALARAVVRRPRLLVLDDATSAVDPSVEAAILAGLRDPSEAMAPATVVVVAYRKATITLADEVVYVERGRVAARGTHRALLAGSEGYRRLVTAYEQQADESTGERSGVVA
- a CDS encoding ABC transporter ATP-binding protein; translation: MSSTGTAGPAGATAPTRPTTGTSIGSGAEPGALATLRRGLALSPEFLAGIWVTLFLALVATAGRVVVPVAVQQVVDRGLQGGAGPDLGFVRTVALLAAGAVLLTAAAAYAMNVRLFRTTETGLAALRVRAFRHVHDLSVLTQSTEQRGSLVSRVTSDVDTISTFMQWGGLLLVVSVGQLLVATVLMAFYSWQLTLLVWLSFLPLFLLLRTFQRRVSAAYGLVRARVGALLGAVSEAVVGASTVRAYAVEARTQRRVDEAVERHRVAAVRAVWPVVLSFTAAEVVAGVATGAVVVVGVLLGVGGDLTLGQLLAFLFLVTLFISPVQVGTEVLNEAQNAIAGWRRVLGVLDTRPDVADPGPGGVEQRRGPLEVRFEHVSYAYPSGPTVLHDVDLTIAPQTRVAIVGETGSGKTTFAKLLTRLMDPTEGRVLVDGVDLRDLRSSSLRARVVMVPQDGFLFDAPLRDNIAFGRPGAPDELIELALTELGLAGWLEGLAHGLDTPVGQRGESLSAGERQLVALARAYLADPDLLVLDEATSSVDPATEVRLQRALEGLTRGRTAISIAHRLSTAEAADEVLVVDRGRVVERGPHAELVRAGGTYAALHRSWAAQQAL
- a CDS encoding TIGR03085 family metal-binding protein, with product MTRTRPDVAADERAALADLLDRIGPDAPTLCEGWTTRDLAAHLVVRDRRPDAAPGAVLPALAPWTDRVRAGRAALPWPELVGQVRQGPPAWSPLSLPALARVVDTVEMYVHHEDVRRGADGWEPRGLDRRVEEELWGSLRRQAPLAYRRAPVGVVLRAALPGSGRPLGEVVARRAGRCVLVEGPPSELLLHATGRGRAARVRVDGAEEDVQRLAGARVGL
- the zwf gene encoding glucose-6-phosphate dehydrogenase, coding for MVATRPQSIAYPAPYEVRPVREPEQLAPHVVVLFGGTGDLSRRKLLPGLTHLALSSLTPDIEVVATSLEDMTSEQFREFAHQAVTEFSSRTLDEEQWQRFARRLRYVPQSAGPEALAAAVAEAEDELGEDVLRLHYLSVPPKAALAVITMLRDAKLVERSRVVMEKPFGTDLKSAIQLNDEVHAVFDEQQIFRIDHFLGKESAQNILAVRFANGLFEPIWNRNFIDHVQIDVPETLGLDARAGFYEATGAYKDMVVTHLFQIMAFVAMEPPTALEPRAISEEKNKVFRSLQPVDPEDVVRGQYIGYREEKGVDSESDTETFIALKAHIDNWRWAGVPFYLRTGKKMAEGQRIISIAFKEAPKSMFPAGSGVGTQGPDHLTFDLADETKVSLSFYGKRPGPGMRLDKLSMQFSTHDTSRARDVLEAYERLILDAMRGDHTLFTTAEGIESLWERSIPLLTDPPPVKPYGVGSWGPNAIHQLIAPHAWRLPFERTWRGTR
- a CDS encoding DNA alkylation repair protein → MDRAPGAGAPTAQELVAALRERCSPAEVALIRKRLGPGDDTCGIRMRDLFETARSHAAMPLAEVERLFASDLYEVRMGALCILDVRARARRATEAERARLYGLYLGHHDRITTWDMVDRAAPSVVGGHLLRRSRAPLHELAAAADPLRRRTAVTAPLWFVRYGDRSDLADVLALAAALADDPDPLVHLAVGTLLKHAGGLDPDAVTAFLDAHAARMPRPALRAATAKLLPAQRARFTGR
- a CDS encoding alpha/beta hydrolase-fold protein, with product MPLRLLAVAATATALVVPAGAAGAAPRTNPVVRAEVVTEVTPLGWKVVAVALEHSRRLDITRAATASGAFTVTATVGGETAERTVTDVYSSDEPAVDRQGARGSAGRWLVLELDEDDANAGALVYDVTRGQNDPVPLEGAYAVRQTERVEDPRTGTVLPASPFVVRNQGVVSPEVEDFTALTYTDSAGTTLPFRLYQPEAYREDPDADREYPLVVFLHGGGERGTNNITQITANRGAVTFTEPERQAEDPAFVLAPQVPPGRENSWVSPPVQAAMLELVQRIARTRPVDRDRLYLTGLSMGGYGSFDVLPERPGLFAGALVIAGGGNAERMRRIVDVPLWITHSVDDPTVDYTAGSLANVRALERAGAEVVRGTWPGDLDERTREAEARRLLRVADRRGSHTLFTTFAAGTTPVSPHWSWVPTYENDVMVDWLLDQDRSERTARAGTALVAAP